Proteins encoded by one window of Cupriavidus sp. EM10:
- the atpA gene encoding F0F1 ATP synthase subunit alpha: MQLNPSEISELIKSRISGLGADAEVRNTGTVISVTDGICRVHGLSGVMQGEMLEFPGNTFGLALNLERDSVGAVVLGDYEHISEGDTVKCTGRILEVPVGKELLGRVVNTLGQPIDGKGPINAKETDVIEKVAPGVIARQSVSQPVQTGLKSIDAMVPIGRGQRELIIGDRQTGKTAVAVDAIINQKGKGVFCVYVAIGQKASTISNVVRKLEEHGAMEYTIVVAASASDSAAMQYLAAYAGCTMGEYFRDRGEDALIVYDDLTKQAWAYRQVSLLLRRPPGREAYPGDVFYLHSRLLERAARVNEDYVAKFTNGAVTGKTGSLTALPVIETQAGDVSAFVPTNVISITDGQIFLETDLFNAGVRPAINAGISVSRVGGAAQTKVVKKLSGGIRTDLAQYRELAAFAQFASDLDDATRKQLERGRRVTELLKQPQYQPLQVWQLAASLYAANNGFLDNVDVKDILPFEKGLHDHLKTKFADLVNRIEDTKDLSKDDEAALRAAIEDFRKSAAF, translated from the coding sequence ATGCAACTGAACCCCTCAGAAATCAGCGAGCTGATCAAGTCCCGCATCTCGGGTCTTGGCGCCGACGCTGAAGTGCGCAACACCGGCACGGTGATTTCCGTGACCGATGGTATCTGCCGCGTGCATGGCCTGTCCGGCGTGATGCAGGGCGAGATGCTGGAATTCCCGGGTAACACGTTTGGCCTGGCACTGAACCTCGAGCGTGACTCGGTGGGTGCCGTGGTGCTGGGCGATTACGAACACATTTCGGAAGGCGATACGGTCAAGTGCACCGGCCGCATTCTGGAAGTGCCGGTTGGCAAGGAACTGCTGGGCCGCGTGGTCAACACGCTGGGCCAGCCGATCGACGGCAAGGGCCCGATCAACGCCAAGGAAACGGACGTGATCGAGAAGGTGGCCCCGGGCGTGATCGCACGTCAGTCGGTGAGCCAGCCGGTGCAGACCGGCCTGAAGTCGATCGACGCGATGGTGCCGATCGGCCGTGGCCAGCGCGAGCTGATCATTGGCGACCGTCAGACGGGCAAGACCGCCGTGGCCGTCGATGCCATCATCAACCAGAAGGGCAAGGGCGTCTTCTGCGTGTACGTGGCAATCGGCCAGAAGGCTTCGACGATCTCGAACGTGGTGCGCAAGCTCGAAGAGCACGGCGCCATGGAATACACGATCGTCGTGGCCGCATCGGCTTCGGACTCGGCCGCCATGCAGTACCTGGCTGCCTACGCCGGCTGCACGATGGGCGAATACTTCCGCGACCGCGGCGAAGATGCGCTGATCGTTTATGACGATCTGACCAAGCAGGCCTGGGCCTACCGCCAGGTGTCGCTGCTGCTGCGCCGCCCGCCGGGCCGCGAAGCCTACCCGGGCGACGTGTTCTACCTGCACTCGCGTCTGCTGGAGCGTGCGGCCCGCGTGAATGAAGACTACGTGGCCAAGTTTACGAACGGCGCCGTCACCGGCAAGACCGGTTCGCTGACCGCGCTGCCCGTGATCGAAACGCAGGCCGGCGACGTGTCCGCGTTCGTGCCGACCAACGTGATCTCGATCACCGACGGCCAGATCTTCCTGGAAACCGACCTGTTCAACGCCGGTGTCCGCCCCGCTATCAACGCCGGTATCTCGGTGTCGCGCGTGGGTGGTGCTGCACAGACCAAGGTCGTCAAGAAGCTGTCCGGCGGTATCCGTACCGACCTGGCCCAGTACCGTGAACTGGCTGCGTTCGCGCAGTTCGCCTCGGACCTGGACGATGCCACCCGCAAGCAGCTGGAGCGCGGCCGCCGCGTGACGGAACTGCTGAAGCAGCCGCAATACCAGCCGCTGCAGGTGTGGCAACTGGCCGCGTCGCTGTATGCCGCGAACAATGGTTTCCTCGACAACGTCGACGTGAAGGACATCCTGCCGTTCGAAAAGGGCCTGCACGACCATCTGAAGACCAAGTTCGCCGACCTCGTCAACCGCATCGAAGATACCAAGGATCTGTCGAAGGACGACGAAGCCGCCCTGCGTGCAGCGATCGAGGATTTCAGGAAGTCCGCCGCGTTCTAA
- a CDS encoding branched-chain amino acid ABC transporter substrate-binding protein, translating into MSSTFRKTAMTVAMAVAGLTAASAAFAQAQEIKLGYAGPLTGGQAQYGKDMQNGIVLAIDDMNATKPKIGGKDVKFVLISEDDQADPKTGSVVAQKLVDAGIQGMLGHFNSGTSIPASMVYNRAGIPQIAMATAPEYTKQGFKTTFRMMTSDTQQGSVIGAFVVKKLGAKNIAIVDDRTAYGQGLADEFEKAAKAAGGKIVRREFTNDKAVDFKAVLTNIKRSNPDVIFYGGAETQSAPMAKQVKELGMKAPIVSGEMSKTDNFLKLAGPAADGTVVSLAGLPLEQMPGGAAYEKKYEKRFGSKVQTYSPYAYDGATAMMTAMIKAGSADPARYLPVLAATNMQGVTTKTLSYDARGDLKDGGITVYKVEGGKWTVLETVGGK; encoded by the coding sequence ATGAGCTCGACATTCCGCAAGACGGCCATGACCGTTGCCATGGCCGTTGCAGGCCTGACCGCCGCCTCGGCCGCTTTTGCCCAGGCACAGGAGATCAAGCTGGGCTACGCCGGCCCGCTGACCGGCGGCCAGGCACAGTACGGCAAGGACATGCAGAACGGCATCGTCCTGGCAATCGACGACATGAACGCCACCAAGCCGAAGATCGGTGGCAAGGATGTCAAGTTCGTCCTGATCTCCGAAGACGACCAGGCTGATCCGAAGACCGGTTCCGTGGTGGCCCAAAAGCTGGTGGATGCCGGCATCCAGGGCATGCTCGGCCACTTCAACTCGGGTACCAGCATCCCGGCGTCGATGGTGTACAACCGTGCCGGCATTCCGCAGATCGCCATGGCCACGGCGCCTGAATACACCAAGCAGGGCTTCAAGACCACGTTCCGCATGATGACGTCCGACACCCAACAGGGTTCGGTGATCGGCGCCTTCGTGGTGAAGAAGCTGGGTGCCAAGAACATCGCCATCGTCGACGATCGCACGGCTTATGGCCAGGGCCTGGCCGACGAGTTCGAGAAGGCCGCCAAGGCCGCCGGCGGCAAGATCGTGCGCCGCGAGTTCACGAACGACAAGGCCGTGGACTTCAAGGCCGTGCTGACCAACATCAAGCGCAGCAACCCGGACGTGATCTTCTACGGCGGCGCCGAGACCCAATCGGCCCCGATGGCCAAGCAGGTCAAGGAACTGGGCATGAAGGCACCGATCGTGTCGGGCGAAATGTCCAAGACCGACAACTTCCTGAAGCTGGCCGGCCCGGCTGCCGACGGTACGGTGGTGTCGCTGGCCGGCCTGCCGCTGGAACAGATGCCTGGCGGCGCTGCCTACGAGAAGAAGTACGAGAAGCGCTTCGGCTCGAAGGTCCAGACGTACTCGCCGTACGCCTATGACGGCGCCACCGCGATGATGACGGCCATGATCAAGGCCGGCTCGGCTGATCCGGCCCGCTACCTGCCGGTGCTGGCCGCCACGAACATGCAGGGCGTGACCACCAAGACCCTGTCCTACGACGCACGCGGCGACCTGAAGGACGGCGGCATCACCGTCTACAAGGTCGAAGGCGGCAAGTGGACCGTGCTGGAGACGGTGGGCGGCAAGTAA
- a CDS encoding alpha/beta hydrolase, translating to MAIDPQLQAYYRQMADIYAGQPVAHSAIERRVRFEDVAARSQWPDPDGMVVSNLEVPVQGASLAVRLFRPAAADKPRLIVYFHGGGWVVGSPTTHHTVAALLAADTGCAVASVDYRLAPEQPFPIPCDDAIAAVRWLAAARDALGCAPEFLAVAGDSAGGHLAAVAARHLNDEACSQVVNAQLLIYPVAAPVLTTESYRAFADGPGLTRDEMAWFWTQYIGADALALGAAHTDPRIHLMATPPRHLPPASVVMVASNDVLRDDGLAYADFLVRHDAPVVTIEASGMTHGFARLQPDAPRAREWMRRAAQAFVAAFDEI from the coding sequence ATGGCCATCGATCCTCAGCTGCAAGCCTATTACCGCCAGATGGCCGACATCTATGCCGGCCAGCCCGTTGCCCACAGCGCCATCGAGCGTCGCGTCCGGTTCGAGGACGTGGCCGCCCGGTCGCAATGGCCTGATCCCGATGGCATGGTGGTCAGCAACCTCGAAGTCCCGGTGCAAGGCGCGTCACTGGCTGTGCGCCTGTTCCGGCCCGCTGCCGCCGACAAGCCCCGGCTGATCGTCTATTTCCATGGCGGCGGCTGGGTCGTCGGATCGCCAACCACCCATCACACGGTCGCTGCGCTGCTGGCTGCCGATACCGGCTGCGCGGTGGCCAGTGTCGACTACCGCCTTGCACCGGAGCAACCATTCCCTATTCCCTGTGACGACGCCATCGCCGCCGTGCGATGGCTCGCCGCAGCGCGCGACGCCCTTGGCTGCGCACCGGAGTTTCTTGCCGTGGCCGGCGACAGCGCGGGTGGGCATCTGGCCGCCGTCGCAGCGCGCCACCTGAACGACGAAGCCTGCAGCCAGGTGGTCAACGCCCAGTTGCTGATCTACCCGGTTGCCGCGCCGGTGCTGACGACCGAAAGCTACCGCGCCTTTGCCGATGGCCCGGGCCTGACCCGCGACGAAATGGCCTGGTTCTGGACCCAGTACATTGGAGCCGATGCCCTGGCGCTGGGCGCCGCCCATACCGACCCGCGCATCCACCTGATGGCCACGCCGCCGCGCCACCTGCCGCCTGCGAGCGTGGTAATGGTGGCATCCAACGACGTGCTGCGCGATGACGGCCTGGCTTATGCCGACTTCCTGGTGCGCCACGATGCCCCGGTGGTCACAATCGAGGCCAGCGGCATGACGCACGGCTTTGCCCGCCTGCAGCCCGACGCGCCGCGCGCGCGTGAATGGATGCGCCGCGCTGCCCAGGCCTTCGTCGCCGCGTTCGACGAAATCTGA
- the atpD gene encoding F0F1 ATP synthase subunit beta, with protein MSIGNIVQCIGAVVDIEFPRDAMPKVYDALVLEEGNDKSFAEKGLTFEVQQQLGDGVVRTIALGSSDGLRRGMSVKGTGAPISVPVGHGTLGRIMDVLGRPIDEAGPIAADEKRAIHQKAPKFDELSPSVDLLETGIKVIDLVCPFAKGGKVGLFGGAGVGKTVNMMELINNIAKQHSGLSVFAGVGERTREGNDFYHEMKDSNVLDKVAMVFGQMNEPPGNRLRVALTGLTMAERFRDEGRDILFFVDNIYRYTLAGTEVSALLGRMPSAVGYQPTLAEEMGKLQERITSTKTGSITSIQAVYVPADDLTDPSPATTFLHLDSTVVLSRDIAALGIYPAVDPLDSTSRQLDPQVVGTEHYEVARRVQQTLQRYKELRDIIAILGMDELSPEDKLAVSRARKIQRFLSQPFHVAEVFTGSPGKYVPLKETIRGFKMLVDGECDHLPEQAFYMVGSIDEAFEKAKKLQ; from the coding sequence ATGAGTATCGGAAATATTGTGCAGTGCATTGGCGCCGTGGTGGACATCGAGTTCCCGCGCGACGCAATGCCGAAGGTGTACGACGCACTCGTGCTCGAAGAGGGCAACGACAAGTCGTTCGCCGAGAAGGGTCTGACCTTCGAAGTGCAGCAGCAGCTGGGCGACGGCGTGGTACGTACCATTGCCCTGGGCTCGTCGGACGGCCTGCGCCGTGGCATGTCGGTGAAGGGTACCGGCGCTCCCATCTCCGTGCCGGTTGGCCACGGTACGCTGGGCCGCATCATGGACGTGCTGGGTCGCCCGATCGACGAAGCCGGCCCGATCGCCGCTGACGAAAAGCGCGCGATTCACCAGAAGGCACCGAAGTTCGACGAACTGTCGCCGTCGGTTGACCTGCTGGAAACCGGCATCAAGGTGATCGACCTGGTGTGCCCGTTCGCAAAGGGCGGCAAGGTGGGCCTGTTCGGTGGCGCCGGCGTCGGCAAGACCGTGAACATGATGGAGCTCATCAACAACATCGCCAAGCAGCACAGCGGTCTGTCGGTGTTTGCCGGCGTGGGCGAGCGTACCCGTGAAGGGAACGACTTCTACCACGAAATGAAGGACTCGAACGTGCTCGACAAGGTGGCCATGGTGTTCGGCCAGATGAACGAGCCGCCGGGCAACCGTCTGCGCGTGGCGCTGACCGGCCTGACGATGGCCGAGCGCTTCCGTGACGAAGGCCGCGACATCCTGTTCTTCGTCGACAACATCTACCGCTACACGCTGGCCGGTACCGAAGTGTCGGCACTGCTGGGCCGTATGCCTTCCGCCGTGGGCTACCAGCCGACGCTGGCTGAGGAAATGGGCAAGCTGCAGGAGCGTATTACGTCGACCAAGACTGGCTCGATCACGTCGATCCAGGCCGTGTACGTGCCTGCCGATGACTTGACCGACCCGTCGCCGGCTACGACCTTCCTGCACCTGGACTCGACCGTCGTGCTGTCGCGTGACATCGCCGCGCTGGGTATCTACCCCGCCGTCGATCCGCTTGACTCGACCTCGCGCCAGCTGGATCCGCAAGTGGTGGGTACGGAGCACTACGAAGTGGCCCGCCGCGTTCAGCAGACCCTGCAGCGCTACAAGGAACTGCGCGACATCATCGCGATTCTGGGCATGGACGAACTGTCGCCGGAAGACAAGCTGGCCGTGTCGCGCGCTCGTAAGATCCAGCGTTTCCTGTCGCAGCCGTTCCACGTGGCCGAAGTGTTCACGGGTTCGCCGGGCAAGTACGTGCCGCTGAAGGAAACCATCCGTGGTTTCAAGATGCTGGTGGATGGCGAGTGCGATCACCTGCCGGAACAGGCCTTCTACATGGTCGGTTCGATCGACGAAGCCTTCGAGAAGGCCAAGAAGCTTCAGTAA
- the atpG gene encoding F0F1 ATP synthase subunit gamma — translation MAGTKEIRTKIKSVQNTRKITKAMEMVAASKMRKAQERMRNARPYAEKVRNIAAHLATANPEFKHPFMVERDVKRVGMIVVTTDKGLCGGMNTNVLRAVTNELKTLQNRGVDVQATAIGTKGMQFLGRIGAKVVSNVVHLGDTPHLEKLIGAIKVQLDAFTNGEVDAVYLAYTRFINTMKQEPMVEQLLPLAADKLTQTEDEKRAYSWDYIYEPDAQTVVEELLVRYVEALVYQAVAENMASEQSARMVAMKAASDNAKNVIGELQLVYNKTRQAAITKELSEIVSGAAAV, via the coding sequence ATGGCCGGAACGAAAGAGATTCGAACCAAGATCAAGAGCGTGCAGAACACGCGAAAGATCACCAAGGCGATGGAAATGGTCGCCGCATCCAAGATGCGCAAGGCGCAGGAGCGGATGCGGAACGCCCGTCCGTACGCTGAGAAAGTGCGCAATATCGCAGCGCACCTGGCCACTGCCAACCCCGAGTTCAAGCATCCGTTCATGGTGGAGCGCGACGTCAAGCGCGTCGGCATGATCGTGGTGACGACCGACAAGGGTCTGTGCGGCGGCATGAATACCAACGTGCTGCGAGCCGTGACGAATGAACTGAAGACCCTGCAGAACCGCGGCGTGGACGTGCAAGCGACCGCCATCGGTACCAAGGGCATGCAGTTCCTGGGTCGCATCGGCGCCAAGGTGGTCTCGAACGTGGTGCACCTCGGTGACACCCCGCATCTGGAAAAGCTGATCGGCGCCATCAAGGTCCAGCTGGATGCCTTTACCAACGGCGAAGTCGACGCGGTGTACCTGGCCTATACCAGGTTCATCAACACGATGAAGCAGGAGCCGATGGTCGAGCAACTGCTGCCGCTGGCGGCTGACAAGCTGACCCAGACCGAAGATGAAAAGCGCGCCTACTCGTGGGATTACATCTACGAGCCCGACGCCCAGACCGTAGTGGAAGAGCTGCTCGTCCGCTACGTCGAGGCGCTGGTGTATCAGGCCGTGGCCGAGAACATGGCGTCGGAGCAATCCGCGCGCATGGTGGCCATGAAGGCGGCTTCCGACAACGCCAAGAACGTGATTGGTGAGCTGCAGCTGGTCTACAACAAGACCCGCCAGGCAGCGATCACGAAGGAACTGTCGGAAATCGTCAGCGGCGCAGCTGCGGTCTAA
- a CDS encoding F0F1 ATP synthase subunit epsilon, translating into MATILVDVVSAESSIFSGQAKFVALPGETGELGILPGHTPLITRIQPGAVRIEKEDGSEEFVFVAGGILEVQPQHVTVLADTAIRGGDLDEAKAQEAKRAAEELMQNQSSDLDLARAQSELAVAAAQLAAIARLRRKK; encoded by the coding sequence ATGGCAACCATTCTTGTAGACGTCGTCAGCGCGGAATCGTCGATCTTCTCCGGTCAGGCGAAGTTCGTGGCGCTGCCGGGCGAGACGGGTGAACTGGGCATTCTGCCGGGCCACACGCCGCTGATCACCCGCATTCAGCCGGGTGCGGTGCGCATCGAGAAGGAAGACGGCAGCGAGGAATTCGTGTTCGTTGCCGGTGGCATTCTCGAAGTGCAGCCTCAGCACGTGACCGTTCTGGCCGATACCGCCATCCGTGGCGGCGACCTGGACGAAGCCAAGGCGCAGGAAGCCAAGCGCGCCGCAGAGGAACTCATGCAGAACCAGAGCAGCGATCTGGACCTGGCTCGTGCGCAAAGCGAGCTGGCCGTGGCCGCCGCGCAACTGGCTGCAATCGCCCGTCTGCGTCGTAAGAAGTAA
- a CDS encoding F0F1 ATP synthase subunit delta, translated as MAETATIARPYAEALFRVASEAGAGNLGAWSELVSEMGQVAANPDMQALATDPNVPGEKLLEVFLSVLKSPVNDEARRFVNLLVENNRLTVLPEVAEQFHALKNAREGSSDVEITSAFPLDDSQTKELVAALERKFGRKLYAKVAVDPSLIGGVSVKVGDEVLDTSVRARLAAMQATLTA; from the coding sequence ATGGCTGAAACCGCAACCATTGCCCGTCCCTACGCCGAGGCGCTGTTCCGCGTCGCGAGCGAAGCCGGTGCAGGCAACCTGGGTGCATGGTCCGAGCTGGTGTCGGAGATGGGGCAAGTTGCCGCCAACCCCGACATGCAGGCGCTCGCCACCGATCCGAACGTCCCGGGCGAAAAGCTCCTGGAAGTGTTCCTGTCGGTGCTGAAGAGCCCGGTGAACGATGAAGCGCGTCGCTTCGTCAACCTGCTGGTGGAGAACAACCGCCTGACGGTGCTGCCGGAAGTCGCCGAACAGTTCCATGCGCTCAAGAATGCCCGCGAGGGTTCGTCCGACGTCGAGATCACCAGCGCTTTCCCGCTGGACGATTCGCAGACGAAGGAACTGGTCGCCGCACTCGAACGCAAGTTCGGTCGCAAGCTGTACGCAAAGGTGGCGGTGGACCCGTCGCTGATTGGCGGCGTGAGCGTCAAGGTCGGCGACGAAGTGCTCGACACCTCCGTGCGCGCGCGCCTGGCTGCCATGCAAGCCACGCTGACCGCCTGA
- the hemE gene encoding uroporphyrinogen decarboxylase, whose product MTVLQNDTFLRALRRQPTEYTPLWLMRQAGRYLPEYNATRARAGSFLGLAKNPAYATEVTLQPLDRYPLDAAILFSDILTVPDAMGLGLSFAQGEGPRFAHPLRTEADVAKLAVPDMSSLQYVFDAVSEIRRALVQDGAQRVPLIGFSGSPWTLACYMVEGGGSDDFRTVKAMMYGRPDLMHRILEINAQAVSAYLNAQIEAGAQAVMVFDTWGGALADGMYQTFSLAYMRRVLQGLKREHNGQQIPVIVFTKGGGIWLEQIAAIEPDAIGLDWTVNLTQARRRTDGKVALQGNIDPTVLFASEAAIREQVRGVLDSYAAGGGSDGHVFNLGHGISQFTPPENVSVLVDEVHNHSRKLRSAKVAPAA is encoded by the coding sequence ATGACCGTACTGCAGAACGACACCTTCCTGCGCGCGCTGCGCCGGCAACCCACCGAATACACGCCGCTGTGGCTGATGCGTCAGGCCGGCCGCTACTTGCCCGAGTACAACGCCACGCGCGCCCGCGCCGGCAGTTTCCTGGGGCTGGCGAAGAATCCGGCGTATGCCACGGAAGTCACGCTGCAGCCGCTTGACCGTTATCCGCTCGACGCCGCAATCCTGTTTTCCGACATCCTGACCGTCCCCGACGCGATGGGCCTGGGACTGTCCTTCGCCCAGGGCGAAGGCCCACGTTTCGCCCATCCGCTGCGCACCGAAGCCGACGTGGCGAAGCTGGCCGTGCCCGACATGTCGTCGCTGCAGTACGTATTCGACGCAGTCAGCGAAATCCGCCGTGCGCTTGTGCAGGATGGCGCCCAGCGCGTGCCGCTGATCGGGTTCTCGGGCAGCCCCTGGACGCTGGCCTGCTATATGGTCGAAGGTGGCGGCTCGGACGACTTCCGCACCGTCAAGGCGATGATGTATGGCCGGCCCGACCTGATGCACCGGATCCTCGAGATCAACGCGCAGGCCGTCTCCGCCTATCTGAACGCCCAGATCGAGGCCGGCGCGCAGGCCGTGATGGTGTTCGATACCTGGGGCGGCGCCCTGGCGGACGGCATGTACCAGACGTTCTCGCTGGCCTATATGCGCCGCGTGCTGCAGGGCCTGAAGCGCGAGCACAATGGCCAGCAGATTCCGGTCATCGTGTTCACGAAGGGCGGCGGCATTTGGCTGGAACAGATTGCAGCCATCGAACCCGATGCCATCGGGCTGGATTGGACCGTCAACCTGACCCAGGCTCGTCGGCGCACCGACGGCAAGGTCGCGCTCCAGGGCAACATCGATCCGACCGTACTGTTTGCGTCCGAAGCGGCCATCCGCGAACAGGTGCGCGGCGTGCTGGACAGCTACGCGGCAGGCGGCGGTAGCGACGGGCATGTGTTCAATCTCGGCCACGGCATTTCGCAGTTCACGCCGCCGGAAAACGTGTCGGTGCTGGTGGATGAAGTCCATAACCACAGCCGCAAGCTGCGCAGCGCCAAGGTTGCACCTGCCGCCTGA
- a CDS encoding primosomal protein N', producing the protein MTASKATAAPADISATFVASSPQTSLPIVRVALDTPADDCFDYLADDGVTPGELVVVPFGKRQVVGVAIALVDNSDVPEDKLRPIVQRIAWMPPLSAEWIALARFAARYYHRRLGEVMLPSLPPSLRESETWERLGHRARTTQYRVRPDQAGALREAAPPRARTVRALADALIDAQDWVRLADARELCTAAPQRLEEWTAAGWLECMHADRPLLETDASRAPSVAPTLHAEQQLAVEAIAAAQAYAAFLLHGVTGSGKTEVYLHAIAQRLDADPKAQVLMLVPEINLTPQLQSRIAERFPHLPLAVLHSGLADQERSLQWLAAHRGEARIVLGTRMAVMASMPHLSLIVVDEEHDTSYKQQEGLRYSARDLAVWRANQLGIPVVLGSATPSMETWYRAEQGAYRRLVLRERAQADAALPAVRLIDLNHERQRQRTLFEGLSVPLLDAIQQRLDRGQQSLLFLNRRGYAPVLACDSCGWLSGCPRCSAYLVLHRPERRLRCHHCGLESPVPHHCPDCGNVDIAPLGRGTQRIEEALAARFPQARIARIDADSTRRKGSAQAMFDEVHAGEVDILVGTQMVAKGHDFQRVTLVGIVHPDAAMFSHDFRAAEHLFASLMQVSGRAGRAGLGGEVLIQTRYPDAPALQALARHDYDGFAASQLRERRQAGLPPFAYQVLITAEHGQLERALAFLQAAREQADACAMAPEVQLHDPVPMSMVRLFNKERAQMLVEAGSRPALQRFISEWIPTFEDVGTRVKGVRWQLEIDPLRI; encoded by the coding sequence ATGACCGCGAGCAAGGCCACCGCAGCACCTGCCGACATCTCCGCCACATTTGTGGCGTCTTCCCCACAGACCTCGCTCCCCATCGTCCGCGTTGCACTCGACACCCCGGCCGACGACTGTTTCGACTATCTGGCAGACGACGGCGTGACACCGGGCGAACTGGTGGTGGTGCCGTTTGGCAAGCGCCAGGTTGTGGGCGTAGCCATCGCGCTTGTGGATAACTCCGACGTGCCGGAAGACAAGCTGCGGCCCATCGTGCAGCGGATTGCCTGGATGCCTCCATTAAGCGCCGAATGGATTGCACTGGCCCGCTTTGCGGCACGGTACTACCACCGCCGGCTCGGCGAAGTGATGCTGCCGTCGCTGCCGCCGTCGTTGCGGGAGTCCGAAACCTGGGAACGACTGGGGCATCGGGCACGCACCACGCAGTACCGGGTACGCCCCGACCAGGCTGGCGCACTGCGTGAAGCCGCCCCGCCGCGCGCCCGCACGGTTCGCGCGCTGGCCGATGCCCTGATCGATGCGCAGGACTGGGTACGCCTGGCCGATGCCCGCGAACTGTGCACGGCGGCGCCCCAGCGGCTGGAGGAATGGACTGCCGCCGGCTGGCTCGAATGCATGCATGCCGATCGGCCGCTGCTGGAAACCGATGCCAGCCGCGCACCGTCCGTCGCACCGACCCTGCATGCGGAGCAGCAACTCGCGGTGGAGGCCATTGCCGCCGCCCAGGCCTACGCGGCCTTCCTGCTGCACGGCGTGACGGGCAGCGGCAAGACGGAGGTCTACCTGCATGCCATCGCCCAGCGGCTGGATGCCGATCCCAAGGCCCAGGTATTGATGCTGGTGCCTGAGATCAACCTCACGCCACAACTGCAATCGCGCATCGCGGAACGCTTTCCCCATTTGCCGCTGGCGGTACTGCATAGCGGACTGGCCGACCAGGAGCGCAGCCTGCAATGGCTGGCAGCCCATCGCGGCGAGGCGCGCATCGTTCTGGGTACGCGTATGGCGGTGATGGCGTCGATGCCGCACCTGAGCCTGATCGTGGTCGACGAAGAGCACGATACTTCCTACAAGCAGCAGGAAGGCCTGCGGTACTCGGCACGCGATCTCGCCGTGTGGCGCGCCAACCAGCTTGGCATCCCGGTGGTGCTGGGCTCGGCCACGCCGTCGATGGAAACCTGGTACCGGGCAGAGCAGGGCGCGTACCGCAGGCTGGTGCTCCGCGAGCGGGCCCAGGCCGATGCCGCGCTGCCGGCCGTGCGGTTGATCGATCTCAATCATGAGCGCCAGCGACAACGCACCCTGTTCGAAGGCCTGTCGGTGCCGCTGCTCGACGCCATCCAGCAGCGCCTGGACCGCGGCCAGCAAAGTCTGCTGTTCCTGAACCGGCGCGGCTATGCGCCTGTGCTGGCCTGCGATAGCTGCGGCTGGCTCTCCGGATGTCCGCGCTGCTCGGCGTACCTGGTGCTGCATCGCCCCGAGCGGCGCCTGCGTTGCCACCATTGCGGGCTGGAATCGCCGGTGCCGCATCATTGCCCCGACTGCGGCAATGTGGATATTGCGCCGCTTGGGCGCGGTACCCAGCGGATCGAGGAAGCACTGGCGGCCAGATTCCCTCAGGCGCGCATTGCCCGCATCGATGCCGACTCCACGCGGCGCAAGGGCAGCGCCCAGGCGATGTTCGATGAGGTCCACGCGGGCGAGGTCGATATCCTCGTGGGTACGCAAATGGTGGCGAAGGGGCATGACTTCCAGCGCGTGACGCTGGTGGGCATCGTCCATCCGGACGCGGCGATGTTCAGCCACGATTTCCGCGCCGCCGAGCACCTGTTTGCCTCGCTGATGCAGGTATCGGGACGGGCGGGCAGGGCAGGGCTGGGTGGCGAGGTACTGATCCAGACCCGCTACCCGGACGCCCCCGCATTGCAGGCCCTGGCGCGCCATGACTATGATGGATTCGCAGCCAGCCAGTTGCGCGAACGCCGGCAGGCCGGGTTGCCCCCGTTTGCCTACCAGGTGCTGATTACCGCCGAGCATGGCCAGCTGGAGCGGGCGCTGGCGTTCCTGCAAGCGGCGCGCGAACAGGCCGATGCCTGCGCCATGGCGCCCGAGGTGCAACTACATGACCCGGTGCCGATGTCGATGGTCCGGTTGTTCAACAAGGAACGCGCCCAGATGCTGGTGGAGGCGGGATCACGTCCGGCGCTGCAACGGTTCATCAGTGAGTGGATACCCACTTTCGAAGACGTTGGCACGCGCGTAAAGGGCGTGCGGTGGCAGCTGGAAATTGATCCATTGCGGATCTGA